The following proteins come from a genomic window of Pseudomonas syringae:
- a CDS encoding Re/Si-specific NAD(P)(+) transhydrogenase subunit alpha → MHIGVPLETQAGETRVAATPETIKKLISQGHKVTVQSGAGVHASVPDSAYEAAGAAIGSASEAYASELILKVAAPGDDELALIKSGSVLIGMLNPFNNELIGKMAARGITAFALEAAPRTSRAQSLDVLSSQANIAGYKAVLLAAHHYPRFMPMLMTAAGTVKAARVLILGAGVAGLQAIATAKRLGAVVEASDVRPAVKEQIESLGAKFIDVPYETDEERECAEGVGGYARPMPASWMQRQAVAVHERAKLSDIVITTALIPGRKAPVLLGAETVAQMKPGSVVIDLAAAQGGNCPLTVADQVIVEHGVTLVGHTNLPALVAADASALYARNLLDFMKLLFDKDGTFSINLEDDIVAACLMCRDGNAVRKNG, encoded by the coding sequence GTGCACATTGGTGTTCCTCTCGAAACACAAGCGGGCGAAACCCGGGTAGCTGCTACCCCGGAAACCATCAAAAAGCTGATCAGCCAGGGACACAAAGTCACCGTGCAGAGCGGAGCCGGGGTTCATGCCAGCGTTCCAGACAGTGCTTATGAAGCAGCAGGCGCCGCCATTGGCAGCGCGAGCGAGGCGTACGCGAGTGAGCTGATCCTCAAGGTCGCCGCGCCGGGCGATGACGAACTGGCCCTGATCAAAAGCGGCTCGGTGCTCATCGGCATGCTCAACCCGTTCAACAACGAACTCATCGGCAAGATGGCCGCGCGTGGCATTACCGCGTTCGCCCTGGAAGCTGCACCGCGTACATCGCGTGCGCAAAGCCTTGATGTGCTGTCTTCGCAAGCCAACATTGCAGGCTATAAGGCCGTGCTGCTCGCCGCACATCATTACCCGCGCTTCATGCCCATGCTGATGACCGCTGCCGGCACCGTCAAAGCCGCACGGGTGCTGATCCTCGGCGCAGGCGTTGCCGGTCTGCAGGCCATTGCCACTGCCAAAAGGCTGGGCGCAGTGGTGGAAGCCTCGGATGTGCGTCCGGCAGTGAAGGAGCAGATCGAGTCGCTGGGCGCGAAATTCATTGATGTGCCCTACGAGACCGACGAAGAGCGCGAATGTGCCGAAGGCGTTGGCGGCTACGCGAGGCCCATGCCGGCCAGCTGGATGCAACGCCAGGCGGTCGCCGTGCATGAGCGCGCGAAACTGTCGGACATCGTCATCACTACCGCACTCATTCCCGGCCGCAAGGCACCGGTGCTGCTCGGCGCGGAAACCGTTGCACAGATGAAGCCCGGTTCGGTGGTGATTGACCTGGCCGCCGCGCAAGGCGGCAATTGCCCGCTGACCGTCGCCGATCAAGTGATCGTCGAGCATGGCGTCACCCTCGTCGGGCACACCAACCTGCCGGCACTGGTTGCCGCCGATGCGTCTGCGCTCTACGCCCGCAACCTGCTGGATTTCATGAAGCTGCTGTTCGACAAGGACGGCACATTCTCGATCAACCTCGAAGACGACATCGTCGCCGCGTGCCTGATGTGCCGCGACGGAAACGCCGTCCGCAAAAACGGCTGA
- a CDS encoding LysR family transcriptional regulator, with product MRRKIPSTTALVSFEAAARHESFTKAANELSLTQGAVCRQIGGLEEFLGVELFRRSRRGVKLTEAGLSYSRRVAQQLDAVERDTLSVMGQQGANAIELAVVPTFGTQWLLPRLKDFQHKHPDVTVHLTNRTRPFLFADTDFDAAIYFGDADWSGTQSHRLMSENSMPVCSPSFLEGRDSLGARELAELPLLQQTTRPYAWRQWFNAQALDVARDMTGPRYELFSMLAQAAMHDMGIALIPPFLIQRELQEKRLVIANNRSLPGSKAYHLMIPERKVESASLTAFRDWLVGQARAYQLPQEKPEPSLR from the coding sequence ATGAGACGCAAGATACCCAGCACCACCGCACTGGTCAGTTTCGAGGCAGCCGCCCGCCACGAGAGCTTCACCAAGGCCGCCAATGAGCTCTCCCTCACGCAAGGCGCTGTGTGTCGGCAAATCGGCGGACTGGAGGAGTTTCTCGGCGTCGAACTGTTCCGGCGTTCGCGCAGGGGCGTAAAGCTCACGGAAGCGGGGCTTTCCTACAGTCGTCGTGTGGCCCAGCAACTGGACGCGGTCGAGCGCGACACACTGTCGGTCATGGGCCAGCAAGGTGCCAACGCCATCGAGCTCGCCGTGGTGCCGACGTTCGGCACTCAGTGGCTGCTGCCGCGCCTGAAGGACTTCCAGCACAAGCACCCCGACGTCACGGTCCATCTGACCAACCGTACCCGCCCATTCCTGTTTGCCGACACCGACTTCGATGCCGCTATCTATTTTGGCGATGCCGACTGGTCCGGCACCCAGTCGCACAGGCTGATGAGCGAAAACTCCATGCCGGTCTGCAGCCCCTCCTTTCTTGAAGGTCGCGACAGCCTGGGGGCCCGCGAGCTGGCGGAATTGCCGCTGCTGCAGCAGACCACCCGGCCCTACGCCTGGCGGCAATGGTTCAATGCGCAGGCTCTGGATGTCGCGCGCGACATGACCGGTCCCCGCTATGAACTGTTCTCCATGCTGGCGCAGGCGGCCATGCACGACATGGGCATCGCCCTTATTCCTCCCTTCCTCATCCAGCGCGAACTGCAGGAAAAGCGTCTGGTGATCGCAAACAACCGCTCACTGCCCGGCAGCAAGGCCTATCACCTGATGATTCCCGAGCGCAAAGTGGAATCGGCATCGCTGACTGCGTTTCGTGACTGGCTGGTGGGACAGGCCCGTGCTTATCAGTTGCCCCAGGAAAAACCTGAACCCAGCCTCAGGTAG